One genomic window of Camelina sativa cultivar DH55 chromosome 5, Cs, whole genome shotgun sequence includes the following:
- the LOC104788506 gene encoding B3 domain-containing transcription factor NGA2 has product MMMNQEEEKPINEEASSSMEREHMFDKVVTPSDVGKLNRLVIPKQHAERYFPLDNSTSNDSNKGLLLNFEDRSGNSWRFRYSYWNSSQSYVMTKGWSRFVKDKKLDAGDIVSFQRDSGNKDKLYIDWRRRPKIPDHHQASYHHQFAGAMFPRFYTFPHHPQMPANYETHNLYHRFHQRDLGIGYYVRSMERSNPTAVIESVPVMMQRRAQVASRGEKRLRLFGVDMECGGGGGGGGSVNSTEEESSSSGGSIPRGGVSMVGAGSLLQLRLVSSDDESLVAMEAASLEDHHFFTKKGKSSLSFDLDT; this is encoded by the coding sequence atgatgatgaatcaagaagaagagaaacctaTTAATGAAGAAGCTTCTTCATCGATGGAGAGAGAACACATGTTCGACAAAGTAGTAACACCAAGCGACGTAGGTAAACTAAACCGACTCGTGATCCCGAAGCAACACGCGGAGAGATACTTCCCTTTAGACAACTCAACATCAAACGACAGCAACAAAGGGTTGCTTCTTAACTTCGAGGATCGAAGCGGAAACTCGTGGAGGTTTCGTTACTCTTACTGGAACAGCAGTCAAAGCTATGTCATGACTAAAGGTTGGAGCCGTTTCGTCAAAGACAAGAAGCTTGACGCTGGAGACATCGTTTCTTTCCAAAGAGACTCCGGTAATAAAGACAAGCTTTACATCGATTGGAGGAGACGACCTAAGATTCCTGatcatcatcaagcttcttaTCATCATCAGTTCGCCGGAGCTATGTTCCCTAGGTTTTACACTTtccctcatcatcctcagatgcCGGCAAATTACGAAACTCACAACCTTTATCATCGATTCCATCAACGAGATCTAGGAATTGGTTACTATGTGAGGTCAATGGAGAGAAGTAATCCAACGGCTGTGATTGAATCTGTGCCTGTGATGATGCAAAGGAGAGCACAAGTGGCTTCGAGAGGAGAGAAGAGGTTAAGGCTGTTTGGTGTAGACATGGAGTGCGGAGGCGGTGGCGGCGGTGGAGGAAGTGTGAATAGTACGGAGGAAGAGTCCTCATCTTCTGGTGGTAGTATTCCACGTGGCGGCGTTTCTATGGTTGGTGCTGGTTCTCTCCTTCAGTTGAGGTTAGTGAGCAGTGATGATGAGTCTTTAGTAGCAATGGAAGCTGCAAGTCTTGAGGATCATCACTTCTTTACAAAGAAAGGGaaatcttctttgtcttttgatttgGATACATGA
- the LOC104788508 gene encoding uncharacterized protein LOC104788508 translates to MPSLSMSIPFLLLAFCLIGLQAADDFPDKSGGGGGVCPGGSDPGGCPINCFRADPVCGADGVTYWCGCLDAACHGARVVKTGACDTGNAGSASVPGQALLLIHIVWLFLLGLSLLVGVF, encoded by the coding sequence ATGCCTTCGTTATCAATGAGCATTCCTTTCCTTTTATTAGCTTTCTGCTTGATCGGGTTACAAGCCGCTGATGATTTCCCAGATAAAtccggcggcggcggcggtgtATGCCCCGGTGGTTCTGATCCGGGTGGATGTCCAATTAACTGTTTCCGGGCGGATCCTGTATGTGGAGCCGATGGAGTAACGTACTGGTGCGGTTGTCTTGATGCAGCTTGTCACGGCGCCCGTGTAGTCAAAACAGGAGCTTGTGATACAGGTAATGCTGGAAGTGCTTCTGTTCCAGGGCAAGCTTTGTTATTGATTCATATTGTTTGGCTTTTCTTGCTCGGCCTCTCTCTTCTCGTTGGTGTCTTCTGA
- the LOC104788510 gene encoding caffeoyl-CoA O-methyltransferase, whose translation MPSLSLSLTTPFLLLVFCLIGLLLAADDVCPGGSHLRAPDTRLNLPTGSVVGNCPTEAIPLVMAEDDKYGNKMVISLTPRLYDYVLNNVREHEILRQLREETAISQIQVSPDQAQLLAMLVEILGAERCIEVGVYTGYSSLAVALVLPESGRLVACDKDSNSLEVAKRYYDLAGVSHKVTVKHGLAAESLMSMIQNGEESSYDFAFLDADKAMYQEYFELLLRLVRVGGVIVIDNVLWHGWVADPMVDEARTINIRNFNKKLMDDKRVSISMVSIGDGMTICRKR comes from the exons ATGCCGTCGTTGTCACTGAGTCTGACTACTCCTTTCCTTTTGTTGGTGTTCTGCTTGATAGGCTTATTACTAGCTGCGGATGACGTCTGCCCCGGGGGTTCTCATCTCAGAGCTCCCGATACTCGACTTAACCTGCCAACGGGCTCCGTCGTCGGAAACTGCCCGACGGAGGCGATTCCTTTAGTTATGGCGGAAGACGACAAGTACGGTAACAAAATGGTTATCAGTCTCACTCCTCGCCTTTACGACTACGTCCTCAACAACGTCCGCGAGCATGAG ATCTTGAGGCAACTTCGGGAAGAGACCGCCATTAGTCAAATTCAG GTGTCGCCTGATCAAGCGCAGTTGCTTGCGATGCTAGTAGAAATTCTTGGAGCAGAAAGATGTATTGAAGTTGGAGTTTACACG GGATATTCATCCTTGGCTGTGGCGTTGGTTCTACCAGAATCAGGGCGTCTTGTTGCCTGTGATAAGGATTCCAACTCTCTTGAAGTTGCTAAGAGGTACTACGACCTTGCTGGAGTCTCTCACAAG GTCACTGTCAAACATGGTCTTGCAGCAGAATCTTTGATGTCAATGATTCAGAACGGTGAAGAGTCCAG CTATGATTTTGCATTTCTTGATGCTGATAAAGCGATGTATCAGGAGTACTTTGAATTGCTACTTAGACTC GTCAGGGTTGGTGGAGTCATTGTAATTGATAATGTTCTTTGGCATGGATGGGTTGCAGATCCTATG GTGGATGAGGCGAGGACCATCAACATTAGGAATTTCAACAAAAAGTTAATGGATGATAAACGTGTAAGCATTAGTATG GTTTCAATTGGAGATGGCATGACGATATGTCGCAAGAGATAA